A genomic stretch from Vibrio coralliilyticus includes:
- the pyrD gene encoding quinone-dependent dihydroorotate dehydrogenase, with protein MLYRLARAGFFQLDAEKAHDLAIQNFKRFTGTPLDLLYRQQLPNRPVECMGLTFRNPVGLAAGLDKNGECIEAFDAMGFGFVEVGTVTPRPQAGNDKPRLFRLVEAEGIINRMGFNNLGVDNLVDNVKKANFNCVLGINIGKNKDTPIEKGAEDYLNCMEKVYEHAGYIAVNISSPNTPGLRSLQYGEALDELLSELKVKQAELAEKHNKYVPLALKIAPDLSNDEISQICDSLLKNKIDGVIATNTTLDRSIVEGMKHANEAGGLSGRPVQSRSTEVVRRLHEELGEQIPVIGVGGIDSYVAAKEKMMAGAQLVQVYSGFIYHGPALVRDIVKNL; from the coding sequence ATGCTTTACCGTCTAGCCAGAGCTGGCTTTTTTCAACTTGATGCCGAAAAGGCACATGATCTCGCAATTCAAAACTTCAAACGTTTCACAGGAACACCTCTCGATCTTCTTTATCGTCAACAACTTCCAAATCGTCCTGTTGAATGTATGGGGCTCACTTTTCGTAATCCTGTTGGCCTTGCCGCTGGCTTGGATAAAAATGGTGAATGCATAGAGGCTTTTGATGCGATGGGCTTTGGTTTTGTTGAAGTTGGAACTGTAACACCAAGACCACAAGCTGGTAATGATAAGCCGCGTCTTTTCCGGTTGGTGGAAGCGGAAGGTATCATCAACCGAATGGGCTTTAACAACTTAGGTGTCGATAATCTAGTTGATAATGTGAAGAAAGCAAACTTCAATTGTGTGCTTGGTATCAATATCGGTAAGAACAAAGATACACCAATTGAAAAGGGTGCCGAAGATTACCTGAACTGTATGGAAAAAGTGTATGAGCACGCAGGTTACATCGCGGTAAATATCTCATCGCCGAATACTCCGGGATTACGCTCACTTCAATATGGCGAGGCTCTAGATGAGTTGCTTTCCGAATTAAAAGTAAAGCAGGCCGAATTAGCTGAGAAACACAATAAATATGTTCCGCTTGCTCTAAAGATCGCACCAGATCTCAGTAACGATGAGATCAGCCAAATTTGTGATTCTTTACTGAAGAATAAAATCGATGGTGTTATTGCGACCAATACGACATTGGATCGCAGTATTGTCGAAGGTATGAAGCACGCAAATGAAGCAGGAGGTTTAAGTGGTCGACCAGTTCAATCTCGTAGCACGGAAGTTGTACGTCGTTTGCATGAAGAGTTGGGAGAGCAAATTCCCGTCATAGGGGTAGGTGGCATTGATTCGTACGTGGCTGCAAAAGAAAAGATGATGGCTGGAGCGCAACTTGTACAAGTTTACTCTGGTTTCATCTATCACGGGCCCGCACTGGTCAGAGATATTGTTAAAAACCTATAA
- a CDS encoding cell division protein ZapC: MLKPSDKWTWYYDDAEQHLMLDLGDDMVFKTNLSKKLIVDCAIGVNEFSVDDASAYQTYKEQIAHLDLSEPRQAELALYCVAAKRFHKPVQPKSWFFDCLSNGLDTPKEGDFVQLSNSYSDGCFLVLEVGDNASLCASINLDAFVLNGVKSLAFGQAIKVMHDRMANINHLFAGQTQPMALVS; encoded by the coding sequence ATGCTTAAACCGAGTGACAAATGGACTTGGTACTATGATGACGCAGAGCAGCACCTAATGCTGGATCTGGGTGATGATATGGTATTCAAGACAAATCTTTCCAAAAAGTTGATTGTAGATTGTGCAATAGGTGTGAATGAGTTCTCCGTTGATGACGCATCTGCTTATCAAACCTATAAAGAGCAAATCGCCCATTTAGACCTTTCAGAACCTCGCCAAGCAGAACTGGCACTTTACTGTGTTGCTGCCAAGCGTTTCCATAAACCAGTACAGCCCAAGAGCTGGTTTTTTGATTGTCTCTCGAATGGTCTTGATACTCCTAAAGAAGGGGACTTTGTCCAGTTATCTAATAGCTACAGTGATGGATGCTTCCTGGTTCTGGAAGTAGGAGATAACGCAAGTCTATGCGCATCTATTAATTTGGACGCCTTTGTTCTTAATGGCGTGAAATCTCTCGCATTCGGTCAGGCAATAAAAGTGATGCATGACCGTATGGCTAATATTAACCATCTTTTCGCTGGTCAGACACAGCCAATGGCTCTGGTCAGCTAA
- the rlmKL gene encoding bifunctional 23S rRNA (guanine(2069)-N(7))-methyltransferase RlmK/23S rRNA (guanine(2445)-N(2))-methyltransferase RlmL — protein sequence MHQYLAVTSNGLENLLVEELTKLGITNAKPVQAGVRFKASNEQIYRCCLWSRLASRFVRVLSEFTCNDDMDIYLATSSVNWVNQFHSSKMFVVDFNGTNREIRNSQYGAMKVKDAVVDSFEKKNLPRPSISKDRADLRIHVRLHRDKAILGVDMVGGGLHQRGYRPESGRAPLRETLAAAIILRSGWSADKPLLDPMCGSGTLLIEAAMMAANMAPGVNREKWGFESLEDFEPELWAEIKSEAAVQARKGVKKVDTKFFGFDNDAKVLKTAKDNARRAGVDALIEFNLGDAAQVKRPKEFTAGVIVSNPPYGERLGTHPGLIALYTAFGAQLKSEFGGCQASIFSSSDELLSCLRMRADKQFKLNNGALPCHQKNYLISERPVENEGVNVTESLIAPDFSNRLKKNIAKIGKWARKEKLDCYRIYDADLPEYNVAIDVYLDHLVIQEYAAPKNIPEEKAKRRLTDIIRAAIQVTGTEANKVVLKVREKQKGRSQYQKLSQESETMHVNEYGVNLIVNLHDYLDTGLFLDHKLTRRKLGEMAKGKDFLNLFAYTGSGTVHAACGGAKSTTTVDMSNTYLEWAKENMKLNGQVGRQHKFEQADCLQWLESSNSQFDLIFIDPPTFSNSKRMQQSFDVQRDHIQLMKNLKRLLRPGGTIVFSNNKRQFKMDIEAMSELNLNAKNISSQTLPLDFSRNKHIHNCWIVTHTE from the coding sequence ATGCATCAATATCTTGCGGTTACGTCCAACGGTTTGGAAAACTTGTTGGTTGAAGAGTTAACTAAGCTAGGGATCACTAATGCCAAACCTGTTCAAGCAGGGGTACGCTTTAAAGCATCAAATGAGCAAATTTATCGTTGTTGCTTATGGAGCCGCTTAGCGTCGCGTTTCGTCCGTGTGTTATCCGAGTTCACTTGTAACGATGATATGGATATCTATCTAGCAACGTCTTCAGTGAACTGGGTAAACCAATTCCATAGTTCGAAGATGTTTGTTGTTGATTTCAATGGTACTAACCGAGAAATCCGCAATAGCCAATACGGCGCAATGAAAGTGAAAGATGCCGTAGTGGATAGTTTCGAGAAAAAGAACTTGCCAAGACCGTCGATCAGTAAAGATCGTGCAGATCTTCGTATTCATGTTCGCCTGCATCGCGATAAAGCAATTCTTGGCGTGGATATGGTGGGGGGAGGCCTGCACCAACGTGGTTATCGTCCTGAGTCTGGTCGTGCGCCACTTCGCGAAACCCTAGCTGCTGCCATTATTCTTCGTAGTGGCTGGAGTGCTGATAAGCCTCTGCTAGACCCTATGTGTGGTTCAGGCACGCTATTGATTGAAGCAGCCATGATGGCGGCGAACATGGCACCAGGCGTCAATCGTGAAAAATGGGGCTTTGAGTCACTAGAAGACTTTGAACCTGAGCTTTGGGCTGAGATTAAATCAGAAGCAGCAGTACAGGCGAGAAAGGGCGTCAAAAAAGTTGACACTAAGTTTTTCGGCTTTGACAACGATGCAAAAGTACTTAAAACGGCAAAAGACAACGCCCGTCGAGCAGGTGTTGATGCTCTGATTGAATTTAATCTTGGCGATGCCGCTCAAGTTAAACGTCCTAAAGAGTTTACAGCAGGCGTTATTGTTTCAAACCCGCCATATGGTGAGCGTTTAGGGACGCATCCAGGCTTAATTGCTCTGTACACCGCATTTGGTGCCCAGCTAAAATCTGAATTTGGTGGCTGCCAAGCGTCTATATTCTCTAGTTCTGACGAGCTTTTAAGCTGTTTGCGCATGCGCGCAGATAAACAGTTCAAACTGAATAATGGTGCGTTACCTTGTCACCAGAAGAACTACTTGATTAGTGAGCGTCCGGTAGAAAATGAAGGTGTCAATGTCACAGAGTCGTTAATTGCTCCTGATTTCTCTAACCGATTGAAGAAGAACATTGCCAAAATTGGCAAATGGGCGCGCAAAGAAAAGCTCGATTGCTACCGAATCTATGATGCAGACCTACCTGAATATAACGTAGCTATTGATGTTTACCTCGATCATCTTGTGATCCAAGAATACGCTGCACCAAAGAATATCCCAGAAGAGAAGGCGAAGCGCCGTTTAACGGATATTATTCGTGCAGCAATTCAAGTGACTGGTACGGAAGCAAATAAGGTTGTGCTTAAGGTCCGAGAGAAGCAAAAGGGACGCTCACAGTATCAGAAACTCTCCCAAGAATCTGAAACCATGCATGTTAACGAATATGGCGTTAATTTGATCGTCAATCTGCATGACTATCTCGATACGGGCTTGTTCCTTGATCATAAGCTAACTCGTCGCAAGTTGGGTGAAATGGCCAAAGGTAAAGACTTCTTGAACTTGTTTGCTTACACAGGTTCAGGTACCGTTCATGCGGCCTGTGGTGGTGCGAAATCGACAACAACAGTGGATATGTCTAATACCTATCTTGAGTGGGCTAAAGAAAACATGAAGCTTAATGGTCAGGTAGGGAGGCAGCACAAATTTGAACAGGCAGACTGCTTGCAGTGGCTAGAAAGTTCAAATTCACAGTTTGACCTAATTTTTATTGATCCTCCGACGTTCTCTAACTCGAAGAGGATGCAGCAAAGTTTTGATGTTCAAAGAGACCATATTCAGCTGATGAAAAATCTAAAGCGACTGCTACGTCCAGGTGGAACCATCGTATTCTCGAACAATAAACGACAGTTCAAAATGGACATAGAAGCGATGAGTGAATTGAATCTCAATGCGAAAAATATATCGAGTCAAACTTTGCCGTTAGACTTTTCTCGCAATAAACATATTCACAACTGCTGGATTGTGACTCACACAGAATAG
- a CDS encoding glutaredoxin family protein, translated as MITLYSTEGCHLCEMAYDLCQQAKVSQDVEIVDIAFDDELFSRYGVTIPVLNINGEELNWPFDLQELQHWLEQNGITYHK; from the coding sequence TTGATCACACTTTACAGTACAGAAGGGTGCCATCTCTGTGAGATGGCCTATGACCTTTGCCAACAAGCAAAGGTCAGCCAGGACGTAGAGATTGTCGATATTGCATTCGATGATGAGCTATTTTCTCGTTACGGCGTCACTATTCCCGTTCTTAATATCAACGGTGAAGAGTTGAACTGGCCATTTGATTTACAAGAATTACAACATTGGTTGGAACAAAATGGCATTACTTACCATAAATAA
- a CDS encoding ABC transporter ATP-binding protein — MALLTINNGLLAYGDHPLLDNADFALQENERVCLVGRNGAGKSTLMKVLAGEVTLDDGKLTVTQDVVVSRLEQDPPRNQEGTVFDYVAGGLAEIGEHLKIYQDQLDLIATQPTEQNINKLARIQEQLEHSGAWRFEDRIKNVLGALKLDGHTKLTDLSGGWQRKAALARALVRDPDVLLLDEPTNHLDVTTIEWLENFLKDFRGSIIFISHDRAFIKSMATRIVDLDRGKLASFPGNYDNYLVDKEEMLRVEEMQNAEFDKKLAQEEVWIRQGIKARRTRNEGRVRALKKLREERKDRREVQGKANIQVDDAARSGKIVFEAESINFNIDGKPILKDFSFNIMRGDRIALIGPNGCGKSTLLKLLLGDLQPDSGRLHCGTKLEVAYFDQYREMLDPEKSVIDNLADGKQEVMVGGRQRHALSYLQDFLFAPKRARTPVKALSGGEKNRLLLARILLKPNNLLVLDEPTNDLDIETLELLEDLLANYQGTLLLVSHDRQFVDNTVMTSWIFEGEGRIEEFVGGYHDAQQQREQTKKARTVEKPNKAEKQVEAPPKTVSVKSKPKKLSYKLQRELEALPAKLEALEAELESLQEQVNDPDFFSQPVEQTQPILDKLSAVEQELEIAFERWEELEAMQQES; from the coding sequence ATGGCATTACTTACCATAAATAATGGATTGCTGGCATACGGTGATCACCCGCTACTTGATAATGCAGACTTTGCGCTTCAAGAAAATGAACGTGTCTGTCTAGTCGGTCGCAATGGAGCGGGTAAATCGACATTAATGAAAGTTCTTGCCGGCGAAGTAACTTTGGATGACGGCAAACTGACGGTGACTCAAGATGTCGTTGTGTCTCGCCTTGAGCAAGATCCACCACGTAATCAAGAAGGAACGGTTTTTGACTATGTGGCTGGTGGGCTAGCGGAAATTGGGGAACATTTAAAGATCTACCAAGATCAACTCGATCTGATTGCCACTCAGCCAACAGAGCAGAACATTAATAAACTTGCACGGATTCAAGAACAACTTGAGCATTCAGGTGCTTGGCGTTTCGAAGATCGGATTAAAAATGTTCTTGGCGCGTTGAAGCTTGACGGGCATACAAAGCTGACGGATCTATCTGGTGGCTGGCAGCGTAAGGCTGCGTTGGCTAGAGCTTTAGTACGAGACCCTGATGTTTTGCTGCTCGACGAGCCGACTAACCATCTAGACGTGACAACGATCGAATGGCTAGAGAACTTCCTGAAAGATTTTCGCGGCTCAATTATCTTTATTTCTCACGACCGAGCCTTTATTAAGTCCATGGCGACTCGTATTGTCGATCTTGATCGCGGTAAATTAGCCTCATTTCCAGGTAACTACGACAATTACCTCGTTGATAAAGAAGAAATGCTGCGTGTCGAAGAGATGCAAAATGCGGAGTTTGATAAAAAACTCGCTCAGGAAGAAGTGTGGATACGTCAAGGCATTAAAGCTCGAAGAACCCGCAATGAAGGGAGAGTTCGAGCCCTAAAAAAGCTCCGTGAAGAGCGTAAAGATCGTCGTGAAGTGCAGGGCAAAGCCAATATTCAGGTTGACGACGCGGCTCGTTCTGGAAAGATCGTTTTCGAAGCGGAAAGTATCAACTTCAATATTGATGGCAAGCCGATATTGAAGGACTTTTCTTTCAATATCATGCGTGGAGACCGCATTGCCTTGATTGGACCTAATGGCTGCGGTAAGAGCACCTTACTTAAGTTATTACTTGGTGATCTTCAACCTGATTCGGGGCGACTTCATTGTGGGACCAAGTTGGAAGTAGCTTATTTCGATCAATACCGAGAAATGCTCGATCCTGAGAAGTCTGTTATCGATAACCTTGCTGATGGGAAACAAGAAGTGATGGTAGGTGGTCGTCAGCGCCATGCCTTGAGTTATCTTCAGGACTTCTTATTTGCACCTAAGCGAGCGCGGACGCCAGTGAAAGCGCTATCCGGTGGCGAAAAAAACCGTTTATTACTTGCTCGTATCTTGCTAAAACCAAACAACTTATTAGTTTTAGATGAACCAACCAATGACTTAGATATCGAAACGTTGGAACTTTTGGAAGATTTACTTGCCAATTATCAGGGTACGTTGTTGCTTGTAAGCCATGATCGACAATTTGTAGATAACACAGTTATGACGAGTTGGATCTTTGAAGGTGAAGGTAGAATAGAAGAGTTTGTTGGCGGTTATCATGATGCCCAGCAGCAACGTGAACAAACAAAGAAAGCTCGTACGGTCGAAAAACCGAACAAGGCTGAGAAACAGGTTGAGGCACCTCCCAAAACAGTGTCTGTAAAGAGTAAGCCGAAGAAGTTATCCTATAAACTGCAGCGTGAATTAGAAGCACTGCCGGCAAAACTTGAAGCACTGGAAGCTGAGTTGGAATCGCTGCAAGAGCAGGTCAATGATCCTGACTTCTTCTCTCAACCAGTAGAGCAGACACAACCGATTTTAGATAAGCTTTCTGCCGTAGAGCAGGAACTTGAAATTGCTTTCGAGCGTTGGGAAGAACTCGAAGCAATGCAACAGGAAAGTTAA
- a CDS encoding DUF3466 family protein encodes MSSKIFKLSSITLAVAASFGVNAAIYKVVEIDESLNDTYSLGGYTTEYYGTAVEQGNIGGTPNFLGCFTSTDENAVGVPCSSSDFKIAAETRNWKEGISYREEVPFAMDNAFNYVDDQADFESYCNAQLRYADCDTWSTDEWNGYAKELSSNYLNSIAFVEGETAAVSTTNAVINSLDGTDPVGNKRDGSTRNVAFVGASDLTLPSDNPTGVVQTRAWKTDGTYTVGSISRKQDNANGSHFYSQAAIWDSSDSLEIGFGDGGATIDSDVLGQASIRDFRVDGNLFYAVGYNTYTDQRMDATVFVGDMSAAPTDVTKWSFSSDDAKGTGIKSVANATSGSDYIYSNSVVSSINDNFVAVGSAKRAGDKPENRAASNRLFYIADVTSSPTATYFSGGIFFDGAGGTMGGINNFNEVVGSVDISSSAEVDGVERAKRAFINPLNATDTNSTRRSSIFNSKAWILDDLTNDGSVSSNNNQYRIIDAADINDAGVIAATALKCTNGYDTTEVDSYCQGGAIGVEKLVAVKLVPIAGSGKDDIQARSFRTETVERKGSSLGFLALTLLAFLGFRRK; translated from the coding sequence ATGAGTAGTAAAATCTTTAAACTATCATCTATTACATTGGCTGTAGCCGCTTCTTTTGGGGTAAATGCCGCTATATATAAAGTTGTTGAGATTGATGAGTCTCTTAACGATACATACAGTCTTGGTGGATATACCACGGAATATTACGGAACAGCGGTTGAGCAAGGAAATATTGGGGGGACACCTAATTTTTTAGGCTGTTTTACCAGTACTGATGAAAATGCAGTTGGTGTTCCATGTAGTAGTTCTGATTTCAAAATTGCTGCAGAAACGCGTAACTGGAAGGAAGGTATTAGCTATCGAGAAGAAGTTCCGTTTGCGATGGATAACGCTTTTAACTACGTGGATGATCAAGCTGATTTTGAAAGCTATTGTAATGCTCAGCTTCGTTATGCAGATTGTGACACTTGGTCTACAGATGAATGGAATGGTTATGCTAAAGAGCTATCGAGCAACTATTTAAATTCGATTGCTTTTGTCGAGGGCGAAACAGCGGCAGTTTCTACAACCAACGCAGTTATTAATAGTCTAGATGGAACGGATCCGGTTGGTAATAAACGTGATGGAAGCACAAGAAATGTGGCATTTGTTGGTGCTTCGGATTTAACGCTACCATCAGATAATCCTACTGGTGTAGTGCAAACACGAGCTTGGAAAACGGATGGTACCTATACCGTTGGTAGTATTTCTCGTAAACAAGATAATGCTAATGGGTCACACTTTTATTCTCAAGCTGCTATTTGGGATAGTTCTGATTCATTAGAAATAGGCTTTGGTGATGGTGGAGCAACCATTGACTCTGATGTTTTGGGCCAGGCAAGTATCAGAGACTTCAGAGTAGATGGTAATCTGTTCTATGCTGTCGGCTATAACACCTACACTGATCAAAGGATGGATGCGACCGTATTTGTTGGTGATATGAGCGCAGCGCCAACTGATGTGACTAAATGGTCTTTTAGCTCTGATGATGCAAAAGGTACGGGGATTAAATCAGTTGCCAATGCAACAAGCGGTTCTGACTATATCTATAGCAATTCAGTCGTTTCATCTATTAATGACAACTTTGTCGCAGTAGGTAGTGCAAAGCGAGCGGGTGATAAGCCAGAGAATCGCGCTGCTTCAAATAGGCTGTTTTATATTGCTGATGTGACAAGCTCACCTACAGCCACCTACTTTAGTGGTGGAATCTTCTTTGATGGAGCTGGTGGAACCATGGGCGGGATCAACAACTTTAATGAAGTGGTCGGTAGCGTTGATATCAGTAGCTCGGCTGAAGTCGATGGAGTGGAGCGAGCTAAGCGAGCATTTATAAATCCCCTCAACGCTACTGACACAAATTCTACACGTCGTTCATCTATATTTAATAGCAAAGCTTGGATTCTAGATGACCTCACTAACGATGGTTCTGTTTCCTCAAATAATAACCAATACCGAATTATTGATGCAGCAGATATCAATGATGCAGGTGTCATTGCTGCTACGGCGCTTAAATGTACAAATGGTTACGACACCACTGAAGTTGATTCATACTGTCAAGGTGGCGCTATTGGGGTTGAAAAGCTGGTCGCGGTTAAACTGGTGCCTATTGCTGGAAGTGGAAAAGATGATATTCAAGCGAGAAGCTTCCGCACTGAGACAGTCGAGCGCAAAGGATCTTCGCTTGGTTTCCTAGCTCTGACTCTACTTGCTTTCTTAGGGTTCCGTAGAAAATAG
- the rmf gene encoding ribosome modulation factor — MKRQKRDRLERAQSQGYKAGLNGRSTDSCPYQQMDARSYWLGGWRDAREDKHSGLYK; from the coding sequence ATGAAGAGACAAAAGCGTGACCGCTTAGAAAGAGCTCAATCTCAAGGCTACAAAGCAGGCTTAAATGGCCGCTCAACGGACTCATGTCCATATCAACAGATGGATGCTCGATCTTATTGGCTCGGTGGTTGGCGCGATGCCAGGGAAGACAAACACTCTGGTCTCTACAAATAA
- the fabA gene encoding bifunctional 3-hydroxydecanoyl-ACP dehydratase/trans-2-decenoyl-ACP isomerase encodes MQNKRDSYNREDLLASSQGELFGPGYPQLPAPNMLMMDRVTKMSETEGDFGKGLILAELDITPDLWFFDCHFPGDPVMPGCLGLDAMWQLVGFFLGWVGGKGKGRALGVGEVKFTGQILPTAKKVTYEIHMKRVVNRKLVMGLADGRVLVDGKEIYVAKDLKVGLFQDTSAF; translated from the coding sequence ATGCAAAACAAACGTGATTCTTATAACCGCGAAGATCTATTAGCTTCTAGCCAAGGTGAGCTATTTGGCCCAGGTTACCCCCAGCTACCTGCACCTAACATGCTAATGATGGACCGCGTCACTAAGATGTCTGAAACTGAAGGTGATTTCGGTAAAGGTCTAATTCTAGCAGAACTCGATATTACTCCTGATCTCTGGTTCTTCGATTGTCACTTCCCTGGTGACCCAGTGATGCCTGGCTGTCTAGGCCTTGATGCGATGTGGCAACTTGTTGGCTTCTTCCTTGGTTGGGTTGGTGGCAAAGGTAAAGGCCGAGCTCTAGGTGTGGGTGAAGTGAAATTCACTGGTCAAATCCTGCCTACTGCAAAGAAAGTTACTTATGAAATTCATATGAAGCGAGTTGTTAACCGTAAGCTTGTAATGGGTCTAGCTGATGGCCGCGTTCTTGTAGATGGAAAAGAAATCTACGTAGCGAAAGACCTTAAAGTAGGCCTTTTCCAAGATACATCTGCGTTTTAA
- a CDS encoding S16 family serine protease, giving the protein MNQESWHAVTPQYSHYDDVISQFESLPHVSFLDVQPRLKQALSTFAEIKGFSRILVINSPDNAFYRTSIKNGLSSLSNSPIISSESININELLGTYSCNKLGEIVSQKQGLLEKANGGYLVVSANILLANPSSWLMLKSVFLGEQVSPVNVTPSNIANECPISAYNIKLVVVGNRDQIADLEYLDGELYNGLASYTEIEHEITLSEQSIRPYLGYLSSLLKEYGLPSLSAASIHRLMVAGARYTEDQRYMPIEPLWYLSLFQEASLYSDGQQISESALDKAIEAKFQRESYLPERALSDILDGQVIIETQGECIGQVNGLTVIDVSGHPLPYGEPARISCVIHFGDGDISDVERKAELGGNLHAKGMMIMQAFVSSALQLDEPLPYSASVVFEQSYCEVDGDSATLAELCSFVSALSEYPINQQIAVTGAVDQFGRVQAVGGLNEKIEGFYHVCKHQGLTGQQGVILPKTNLKHLALHKDVVESIKNDEFHIWSVETVDEAIPIIMGKPFRGDDETSVIHKIAERIDNYEKHEHPQGIVERIKNWFS; this is encoded by the coding sequence ATGAACCAAGAAAGCTGGCATGCCGTCACACCGCAATACTCCCATTATGACGATGTTATATCGCAATTTGAAAGCCTACCCCATGTTAGCTTTCTCGATGTTCAACCTCGATTAAAGCAAGCCTTGTCAACCTTTGCTGAGATTAAAGGCTTTTCCAGAATTCTCGTAATAAATTCACCTGATAATGCTTTCTACCGCACAAGTATTAAAAACGGTTTATCTTCGTTATCTAACAGCCCCATTATTTCATCTGAAAGCATTAATATAAACGAGTTGCTTGGCACTTATTCATGTAACAAGCTTGGTGAAATTGTTTCACAAAAACAAGGTCTTTTAGAAAAAGCAAATGGCGGTTATCTTGTAGTATCGGCGAATATTCTTCTAGCGAATCCAAGTAGTTGGCTAATGCTTAAATCTGTCTTTCTTGGCGAACAGGTTAGCCCCGTCAACGTTACACCAAGCAACATTGCAAACGAGTGCCCTATTTCAGCTTACAACATTAAACTCGTTGTCGTTGGCAATAGAGATCAGATCGCTGATTTAGAGTACTTGGATGGTGAACTCTATAATGGTTTGGCTTCTTATACCGAGATCGAACACGAAATCACATTAAGTGAACAATCTATCAGACCGTATTTAGGGTATCTGTCTTCCTTGCTAAAGGAATACGGTTTGCCATCGCTTTCTGCAGCATCTATTCATCGCCTAATGGTCGCTGGTGCAAGGTATACCGAAGATCAACGCTATATGCCGATTGAGCCACTGTGGTATCTCTCGCTCTTTCAAGAAGCATCCCTCTACTCCGATGGGCAGCAGATTAGTGAAAGCGCACTAGATAAAGCTATAGAAGCAAAATTTCAGCGTGAGTCATATCTTCCGGAGCGTGCATTATCTGATATCTTAGATGGTCAAGTGATTATTGAAACTCAGGGTGAGTGTATTGGCCAAGTAAATGGTCTGACAGTCATTGATGTTTCAGGTCATCCTCTTCCTTACGGTGAGCCCGCACGAATTTCATGTGTTATTCATTTTGGTGATGGCGATATTTCCGATGTTGAACGCAAAGCTGAGCTAGGTGGTAACCTCCATGCAAAAGGCATGATGATCATGCAAGCATTTGTCTCAAGCGCGCTACAATTGGATGAGCCGTTGCCTTATTCGGCTTCAGTTGTATTTGAACAGTCCTATTGTGAGGTTGATGGCGACAGCGCCACGCTCGCGGAGTTGTGCTCTTTTGTGAGTGCCCTATCTGAATATCCAATTAATCAACAGATCGCAGTCACTGGTGCGGTAGATCAATTTGGACGAGTGCAAGCAGTCGGTGGCCTTAACGAGAAGATTGAAGGTTTCTACCATGTTTGTAAACACCAAGGCCTCACTGGCCAACAAGGGGTAATTTTACCCAAAACGAATCTAAAACATTTAGCCCTTCATAAAGATGTAGTAGAAAGCATTAAGAATGATGAGTTCCATATTTGGTCGGTGGAAACGGTTGATGAAGCTATTCCTATCATTATGGGAAAACCATTCCGTGGAGACGATGAAACTAGCGTGATTCATAAAATTGCGGAACGAATTGATAACTATGAAAAACATGAACATCCACAGGGAATTGTGGAACGCATCAAAAACTGGTTCTCTTAG
- the matP gene encoding macrodomain Ter protein MatP: protein MKYQQLENLECGWKWNYLISKWKNGEEITRHVDTSEAEAAVNELRNLEHEPTKVLEWIELHMSLELDNKLKQAIRAKRKRHFNAEQIHTKKKSIDLDYRVWEKLSTRANELGCTLSDAIEYLLSEASRSEKASRAVNTLKEDLSKLLD from the coding sequence ATGAAATATCAACAGCTTGAAAATTTAGAATGTGGTTGGAAGTGGAATTATCTCATTAGTAAATGGAAAAACGGTGAGGAGATCACTCGTCACGTTGACACTAGTGAAGCTGAGGCTGCGGTGAATGAGTTGCGTAACCTTGAGCATGAGCCAACAAAAGTTCTGGAGTGGATAGAACTTCACATGTCTCTTGAGTTAGACAATAAACTCAAACAAGCCATTCGAGCAAAGCGTAAGCGCCATTTTAATGCCGAACAGATACACACCAAGAAGAAGTCAATTGACTTGGACTATCGAGTTTGGGAAAAGCTGTCAACGCGGGCAAATGAACTGGGCTGTACTTTGTCTGATGCCATTGAATATCTGCTTTCGGAGGCCTCTAGAAGTGAAAAGGCAAGCAGAGCAGTCAACACTCTCAAAGAGGATCTGAGTAAGTTACTAGATTAA
- a CDS encoding DUF3634 family protein — MLYVILVAAIVIFWLVAIDRPVLRVQFKLGQITKEKGHFPPTFRHNVLDIAERDPFDGEFKVYQQRTGMKLVFSKQVPKKIQQRIRNVFPHQGFQSKGKKKAH; from the coding sequence ATGCTTTATGTAATTTTAGTGGCGGCCATTGTTATCTTTTGGCTGGTAGCTATTGATAGACCAGTCTTGCGAGTTCAATTTAAGTTGGGGCAAATCACTAAGGAAAAAGGTCACTTTCCTCCTACTTTTCGCCACAATGTTCTCGATATTGCTGAGCGCGATCCTTTCGATGGCGAATTTAAAGTCTATCAGCAACGGACAGGAATGAAACTTGTCTTTTCTAAACAAGTGCCGAAGAAGATCCAGCAGCGGATAAGAAATGTGTTCCCTCATCAAGGTTTTCAGTCCAAAGGTAAGAAAAAAGCGCATTAA